The Macaca nemestrina isolate mMacNem1 chromosome 12, mMacNem.hap1, whole genome shotgun sequence genome contains a region encoding:
- the LOC105468598 gene encoding LOW QUALITY PROTEIN: olfactory receptor 56B1 (The sequence of the model RefSeq protein was modified relative to this genomic sequence to represent the inferred CDS: inserted 1 base in 1 codon), translated as MNHMSASLKVSNSSKFQVSEFILLGFPGIHSWQHWLSLPLALLYLSALGANTLILLITWQNASLQQPMYLFLGILSVVDMGLATTITLKNLAIFWFDAKVISLPECFAQIYAIHFFVGMESGIFLCMVFDRYVAICHPLRYPSVVTSSLILKANLFMVLRNGLFVIPVPVLAAQHDYCSRNEIEHCLCSNLGVTXLACDDRRPNSICQFVLAWLEMGSDLSLIILSYILILYSVLRLNSVEAAAKALSTCSSHLTLILFFYTIVVVISVTHLTEMRATLIPVLLNVLHNIIPPSLNPIVYALQTKELRAAFQKVLFALTKEIRS; from the exons ATGAATCATATGTCTGCATCTCTCAAAGTCTCCAATAGCTCCAAATTCCAGGTCTCTGAGTTTATCCTGCTGGGATTCCCAGGTATTCACAGCTGGCAGCACTGGCTATCTCTGCCCCTGGCACTACTGTATCTCTCAGCACTTGGTGCAAATACCCTCATCCTCCTCATCACCTGGCAGAACGCTTCTTTGCAGCAGCCCATGTACCTTTTCCTTGGCATCCTCTCTGTGGTTGACATGGGTCTGGCCACTACTATCACGCTTAAGAACCTGGCCATCTTCTGGTTTGATGCCAAGGTCATTAGCCTCCCTGAGTGCTTTGCTCAGATTTATGCCATTCACTTCTTTGTGGGCATGGAGTCTGGTATCTTCCTCTGCATGGTTTTTGATAGATATGTGGCTATTTGTCACCCTCTTCGCTATCCATCCGTTGTCACCAGTTCCTTAATCTTAAAAGCTAACCTGTTCATGGTGCTGAGAAATGGCTTATTTGTCATCCCGGTGCCTGTGCTTGCAGCACAGCATGACTATTGCTCCAGGAATGAAATTGAACACTGCCTGTGCTCTAACCTTGGGGTCA GCCTGGCTTGTGATGACAGGAGGCCAAACAGCATTTGCCAGTTTGTCCTGGCATGGCTTGAAATGGGGAGTGATCTAAGTCTTATTATACTGTCATATATTTTGATTCTGTACTCTGTACTTAGACTGAACTCAGTTGAAGCTGCAGCCAAGGCCCTGAGCACTTGTAGTTCACATCTTACCCTCATCCTTTTCTTTTACACTATTGTTGTAGTGATTTCAGTAACTCATCTGACAGAGATGAGGGCTACTTTGATTCCAGTTCTACTTAATGTGTTGCACAACATCATCCCCCCTTCCCTCAACCCTATAGTTTATGCACTTCAGACCAAAGAACTTAGGGCAGCCTTCCAAAAGGTGCTCTTTGCTCTTACAAAAGAAATAAGATCCTAG